One genomic segment of Vibrio penaeicida includes these proteins:
- the guaD gene encoding guanine deaminase: MTTTTHAFRSAVLHSVADPQEVGLENSYQYFEDGIIVVKDGIIDQIGDAKTILPTLSPSIKITRFEDKLITSGFIDTHIHYPQTGMIASYGEQLLDWLENYTFPEELRFKDPEYARQVAKLFLDELASNGTTTALVFGTVHKQSVDVFFEEAEQRNLRMIAGKVLMDRNAPDSLTDTPESGYTDSKALIEKWHKRSRLHYAVTPRFAPTSTAEQLATVGRLLKEYPDVYMHTHLSENKKEIDWVLELFPERESYLDVYDHYGLLHKRSVFAHGIHLSDCECQRLADTESAIAFCPTSNLFLGSGLFRLPKLEQFGIRVGMGTDVGAGTSFSILQTMSEAYKVMQLQQEKLHPIKSLYLATLGGAKALHLEDKIGNLEVGKEADFVVLDLYATQLMKFRMNQTKTLEEKLFVLMSLGDDRTVCETYILGESVYSSNTPK, translated from the coding sequence ATGACGACCACAACGCACGCTTTTCGTAGCGCCGTGCTGCACAGTGTGGCAGATCCACAGGAAGTGGGTTTGGAAAATTCATATCAGTATTTTGAAGACGGTATAATCGTCGTTAAAGATGGCATTATCGATCAAATCGGCGATGCGAAAACCATCTTACCTACATTGTCACCTTCAATAAAAATCACGCGGTTTGAAGACAAGCTGATCACATCAGGGTTTATTGATACCCATATTCACTATCCACAAACAGGGATGATTGCCTCCTACGGTGAGCAGCTTTTGGATTGGCTAGAAAACTACACCTTCCCAGAGGAACTGAGGTTCAAAGATCCAGAATACGCACGGCAAGTTGCCAAATTGTTCTTGGATGAGCTGGCAAGCAACGGCACAACCACGGCTTTGGTATTCGGCACGGTGCACAAACAGTCGGTCGATGTCTTCTTTGAAGAGGCAGAGCAACGCAACCTTAGAATGATCGCGGGTAAGGTGTTGATGGACAGAAACGCGCCCGATTCGCTAACAGACACACCAGAATCAGGCTACACCGATTCCAAAGCCCTAATCGAAAAATGGCATAAGCGCTCTCGCTTGCACTACGCTGTTACGCCAAGGTTTGCCCCCACCAGCACTGCCGAACAACTCGCCACCGTTGGTCGGCTCCTGAAAGAGTACCCAGACGTGTATATGCACACTCACCTTTCCGAAAACAAGAAGGAAATCGACTGGGTATTGGAGCTTTTCCCTGAAAGAGAAAGTTACCTAGATGTCTACGATCATTATGGGTTACTGCACAAACGTTCCGTGTTTGCCCACGGTATTCATTTGTCGGATTGTGAATGCCAACGGTTGGCAGACACCGAATCAGCCATTGCCTTTTGCCCCACATCCAACCTGTTTCTTGGGTCGGGGTTGTTTCGACTTCCTAAACTTGAGCAATTTGGTATTCGGGTTGGCATGGGGACCGATGTGGGCGCAGGAACAAGCTTTTCTATTCTGCAAACCATGAGTGAAGCCTACAAAGTCATGCAATTACAGCAGGAAAAGCTCCACCCTATAAAATCACTTTATTTAGCCACACTTGGTGGTGCAAAAGCCTTGCACCTAGAAGACAAAATCGGAAACCTAGAAGTCGGCAAAGAAGCGGATTTTGTCGTGTTGGATCTGTATGCTACGCAGCTGATGAAATTTCGCATGAACCAAACCAAAACGCTGGAAGAGAAGTTGTTTGTATTGATGAGCCTAGGCGACGACAGAACCGTATGTGAGACATACATTCTGGGTGAAAGCGTTTATTCTTCAAATACACCCAAATAA
- a CDS encoding DMT family transporter, with product MPLSLIPWIFVVLWASGFVGSKLGLQFTDPATLLTIRTALNVLVLGVLVVVLKRKTLSPRKTFHACISGLMIHGMYLGGTYSAIKLGMPASLSALLVGLQPILTAVTLVAVGTTYLRWRQWLGLALGLVGIFLVLHGKMEWEDTANKGWAFLSISIALVGITFGTLYQKKFCNGTDLVTCVTWQYLAALVVFAIAAYAFEPLVIHWTPTFIATLAWLVIVLSVLAVLLLLYMVEHGESEKVASVFYLVPPVTAVQAWLLFDERFDFIGALGFGFAALAVYLVGLKKPTRLSKSISLRRKSNDHKNVSTQQEDLQVNSAK from the coding sequence ATGCCATTAAGTCTTATACCGTGGATATTTGTTGTGTTGTGGGCATCAGGTTTTGTTGGTTCTAAATTGGGATTACAGTTTACTGACCCAGCCACTTTGTTAACCATTAGAACGGCATTGAACGTTTTAGTGTTAGGTGTACTAGTGGTCGTGCTTAAGCGGAAAACGCTTAGCCCAAGAAAGACATTCCACGCTTGTATTTCAGGGCTCATGATTCATGGCATGTACCTTGGTGGCACCTATTCGGCTATTAAGCTAGGAATGCCAGCCAGCTTGAGCGCATTATTAGTAGGGCTACAACCCATCCTTACAGCGGTCACTTTGGTTGCGGTCGGAACTACCTATTTACGCTGGCGTCAGTGGCTTGGCTTAGCGTTAGGCTTAGTTGGTATCTTTTTGGTATTGCATGGAAAAATGGAATGGGAAGATACGGCCAACAAAGGGTGGGCGTTTCTCTCTATTTCCATCGCTTTGGTTGGAATAACTTTTGGAACGCTTTATCAAAAGAAATTTTGTAACGGGACAGACTTAGTGACCTGCGTGACTTGGCAATATCTTGCGGCGCTGGTTGTGTTCGCTATTGCTGCTTATGCCTTTGAACCGCTGGTTATTCACTGGACTCCAACATTTATCGCCACCCTTGCGTGGTTAGTTATTGTACTTTCTGTATTGGCGGTATTGTTGCTGCTCTATATGGTGGAGCATGGTGAGTCAGAAAAAGTGGCGTCCGTATTCTATTTAGTTCCCCCTGTCACTGCTGTGCAGGCTTGGCTTTTGTTTGACGAGCGTTTTGATTTCATCGGTGCTCTCGGGTTTGGCTTCGCTGCGTTGGCTGTTTACTTGGTGGGCTTGAAAAAACCGACTCGTTTAAGCAAATCGATCAGCTTAAGAAGAAAGTCGAATGATCACAAAAACGTATCAACTCAACAAGAAGACTTGCAAGTGAACAGCGCTAAGTGA
- the xdhA gene encoding xanthine dehydrogenase small subunit gives MISFLLNQSVIHIKDVSPNTTILQYVRTQLNKTGTKEGCGSGDCGACNVVLGEVVDGKLVYQSINSCLTFVSSLHGKQLITVEDLKNPDGCLHPVQQAMMDFHGSQCGFCTPGFIMSMFALIKNKTTATKHDVLEALAGNLCRCTGYRPIIDAALSLSNNQQLKDQFSILEEETIAKLTALSIKKGELQCGDHHAFLPTNTDELAELYMRHPSAKLVAGGTDLALEVTQFRRPIETLISVAAVADMKRCKIKDNQLILGANVTLNDAYQTLAQHFPDFGELLYRFASLQVRNQGTIGGNIANASPIGDTPPLLIALGTQLSLRRGESSRLMLLEDYFVSYKVTAQQPSEFIESIHIPLLAAEQTFKAYKISKRLDDDISAVCGAFNLTVENGVVKQARIAFGGMAATPKRATHCEQVLVDKAWTEETILAAMKTIVDDFEPLSDFRATKEYRALSAANLLRRFYIESVHQNNTIETRVTSYV, from the coding sequence GTGATTTCGTTTTTGCTTAACCAATCCGTGATACACATTAAAGACGTGTCACCAAACACAACTATCTTGCAATACGTGCGAACACAACTGAATAAAACCGGAACAAAAGAAGGATGCGGTTCTGGTGACTGCGGAGCGTGTAACGTTGTATTAGGTGAAGTGGTCGATGGAAAACTGGTGTACCAATCTATCAACTCGTGCCTGACTTTCGTTTCATCTTTACACGGAAAGCAGCTAATCACCGTTGAAGATCTAAAAAATCCAGATGGGTGCTTGCATCCGGTGCAACAGGCAATGATGGACTTTCACGGCTCACAATGCGGCTTCTGTACACCTGGCTTTATCATGTCTATGTTTGCCCTCATCAAGAACAAAACGACAGCAACCAAGCACGATGTATTGGAAGCACTTGCAGGCAACTTATGTCGATGTACAGGCTATCGACCTATCATTGATGCGGCGCTGTCACTCAGCAACAATCAACAACTCAAAGACCAATTTTCAATATTGGAAGAAGAAACCATCGCCAAACTCACCGCTCTCTCCATCAAAAAAGGAGAATTGCAATGTGGTGATCACCATGCTTTCCTCCCAACAAACACAGACGAATTGGCTGAACTGTACATGCGTCACCCCAGTGCCAAGTTAGTTGCGGGGGGAACCGATCTCGCTCTAGAAGTGACTCAGTTTAGACGCCCTATTGAAACCCTAATTAGCGTCGCCGCAGTTGCTGACATGAAGCGCTGCAAAATTAAAGACAACCAATTGATATTAGGGGCTAACGTCACGCTGAATGATGCATACCAGACACTCGCCCAGCACTTTCCAGATTTCGGTGAGCTTCTTTATCGATTTGCATCACTTCAAGTTCGCAATCAAGGCACCATAGGTGGCAACATCGCTAATGCATCTCCAATTGGCGATACGCCCCCTTTACTCATCGCTTTAGGTACTCAACTGTCACTACGCCGAGGGGAATCCTCTCGACTTATGTTGTTAGAAGATTATTTTGTGAGTTACAAAGTCACAGCGCAGCAACCCAGTGAGTTTATTGAATCTATCCATATTCCGCTTCTAGCGGCAGAGCAAACATTTAAGGCATACAAAATTTCAAAACGCTTAGACGATGACATCTCGGCAGTCTGCGGTGCGTTTAACTTAACCGTAGAAAATGGCGTAGTAAAACAAGCGCGAATTGCATTTGGTGGTATGGCAGCAACTCCTAAACGTGCAACGCACTGCGAACAGGTACTAGTGGATAAAGCTTGGACAGAAGAAACGATACTCGCTGCGATGAAAACCATTGTGGACGACTTTGAGCCGTTGAGCGATTTCCGTGCGACCAAGGAATACCGTGCTTTGAGTGCAGCAAACCTACTCCGACGCTTTTATATAGAATCTGTTCACCAAAATAACACGATCGAAACTAGGGTTACGTCTTATGTCTAA
- a CDS encoding GNAT family N-acetyltransferase, translated as MELRQANYQDFERIAQLHAKSWQQHYRGLVTDAYLEQYAEDDRVIVWQTRLTNPSFNQNVLVLENEGELCGFICIYGNHNFEYGTIIDNLHVDSAYQGHGLGTKLMLEAAKWAEKYFPDSGVYLEVLEQNVAAKHFYLALGATQSHLSDWSAPCGSKVKEAVFTWSSPSVLLKKAETFV; from the coding sequence GTGGAATTAAGGCAAGCGAATTACCAAGATTTCGAGCGAATTGCGCAGTTACATGCAAAAAGCTGGCAACAACATTATCGTGGTCTGGTTACCGATGCTTATCTAGAGCAATACGCAGAAGACGACAGAGTTATTGTTTGGCAAACACGCTTGACCAACCCGTCGTTTAATCAAAATGTCCTCGTTCTAGAAAATGAAGGCGAACTTTGTGGGTTCATTTGTATTTATGGCAACCACAATTTCGAATACGGAACAATTATCGACAACCTGCACGTCGACTCTGCCTATCAAGGGCATGGTCTTGGCACCAAGCTAATGTTAGAAGCGGCTAAGTGGGCGGAAAAATACTTCCCAGATTCAGGTGTGTATTTGGAAGTACTTGAACAAAACGTTGCAGCGAAACATTTCTATTTGGCACTTGGAGCGACTCAATCTCATCTAAGTGATTGGAGTGCACCTTGTGGCAGCAAAGTGAAAGAAGCCGTGTTTACTTGGTCTTCACCTTCTGTGCTACTAAAAAAAGCCGAAACGTTTGTATAA
- a CDS encoding Lrp/AsnC family transcriptional regulator — protein sequence MDKFDKEILSILAQDGRRSVSDIAREVNLSRSAVTSRMKKLEDDGVILGYQVKVAAPDASLNAYIALYFDTSRAEHSCDTYGAKVADIPEVKWAHAISGETDMMVFIEAPSMKRLNEIRDELQALPHLKHLITHTVLTEFFNRRF from the coding sequence TTGGATAAATTTGATAAGGAAATCCTGTCGATTTTGGCGCAAGACGGTAGGCGCTCAGTCAGTGATATTGCGCGTGAGGTGAACCTGTCTCGTAGTGCTGTTACGTCCAGAATGAAGAAGTTAGAAGACGATGGTGTCATCTTAGGATACCAAGTAAAAGTCGCCGCGCCGGATGCGTCGCTGAACGCGTATATTGCACTTTACTTCGATACATCTAGAGCAGAGCACAGTTGCGATACATATGGCGCGAAAGTGGCGGATATTCCGGAAGTTAAATGGGCACACGCCATCAGCGGTGAAACCGACATGATGGTGTTTATTGAAGCGCCAAGCATGAAACGTTTGAATGAAATTCGTGACGAACTTCAGGCGTTACCTCACTTGAAGCATCTCATTACGCATACCGTATTAACGGAATTTTTCAACCGCCGCTTTTAA
- the xdhB gene encoding xanthine dehydrogenase molybdopterin binding subunit, with product MSNSPKATMSHEEMVALFKQDLKTGVGKSVKHDSAALQVTGEAKYIDDKLEFPNQLHTYALLSPHAHANILSIDLSPCYEFEGVAIAITSQDIPGNLDIGAILPGDPLLADGKVEYVGQPVIAVAANDLEVARKAAHAAVIEYEILPAVLDVEEALEKKLFVTDTHQQKRGDSKTAIAHSKHVLEGSLHVGGQEHFYLETQIATVMPTEDGGMIVHSSTQNPTEIQKLVAGVLGIPMHKVLIDVRRMGGGFGGKETQSSYPACMASVIAKLTNRPTKMRLFRTEDMMMTGKRHPFYNQYKVGFDDQGTITGIEIDVAGNCGYSPDLSSSIVDRAMFHSDNAYYLGEATVTGYRCKTNTASNTAFRGFGGPQGMMTIEHIMDDIAAYLNKDALEVRQANYYGKRERNVTHYFQTVEDSDFMPEITEQLIDTSDYYQRREEINEFNKQSPILKKGLAITPVKFGISFTASFLNQAGALIHIYTDGSIHLNHGGTEMGQGLNTKVAQIVAEEFQVDISRIQITATNTEKVPNTSPTAASSGTDLNGKAAQNAARHIKVRLVNFASEHFKVAPEDVQFKNGIIQAGKTLIEFDEFIQLAYFNQVSLSSTGFYRTPKIYYDHEKAKGRPFYYFAYGASCSEVIVDTLTGEYKILRADLLHDVGASLNPAIDIGQVEGAFVQGAGWLTTEELVWNDEGRLTTNGPASYKIPAVADMPIDFRTHLLQNRQNPEDTVFHSKAVGEPPFMLAMSVWSALKDAIRYVIVENDVSENVRPHLDTPATPERVLMAIEKVRESAKTSSKKTA from the coding sequence ATGTCTAATTCGCCTAAAGCAACCATGAGCCACGAAGAAATGGTGGCGTTATTCAAACAAGATCTAAAAACAGGCGTAGGCAAAAGCGTGAAACACGACAGCGCTGCCCTGCAAGTCACAGGCGAAGCCAAATACATCGACGATAAACTAGAATTCCCAAATCAGCTGCACACCTACGCGTTACTCAGCCCCCACGCGCACGCCAACATTCTTAGTATCGACCTTTCACCATGCTACGAATTTGAAGGTGTTGCCATCGCAATTACCAGCCAAGACATTCCTGGTAACTTAGATATTGGCGCAATACTGCCGGGGGATCCTCTACTCGCTGATGGAAAAGTTGAGTATGTTGGCCAACCTGTCATTGCCGTTGCAGCCAACGATCTTGAAGTTGCAAGAAAAGCGGCACATGCAGCAGTTATCGAGTATGAAATACTGCCCGCCGTTTTAGACGTAGAAGAAGCGTTAGAGAAAAAACTGTTTGTCACCGATACCCACCAGCAAAAGCGAGGGGATTCTAAAACAGCCATTGCTCATTCAAAACATGTGCTTGAAGGCAGCTTGCATGTGGGCGGACAAGAACATTTCTATCTAGAAACTCAAATCGCCACCGTGATGCCCACAGAAGACGGTGGCATGATCGTCCATTCTTCCACCCAAAACCCAACCGAAATTCAAAAACTGGTTGCTGGCGTATTGGGTATTCCCATGCACAAAGTGCTCATCGATGTACGCCGCATGGGCGGTGGATTTGGTGGCAAAGAAACTCAATCGTCCTATCCAGCATGCATGGCGTCGGTGATTGCTAAACTAACCAATCGCCCCACCAAAATGCGTTTGTTCCGAACCGAAGATATGATGATGACGGGGAAACGTCACCCGTTCTACAACCAGTACAAAGTAGGGTTTGACGATCAAGGAACGATAACGGGTATCGAGATAGACGTGGCAGGTAACTGTGGTTATTCACCCGATTTATCAAGCTCGATAGTCGATCGCGCCATGTTCCACTCAGACAACGCTTACTACTTGGGTGAGGCGACGGTTACGGGTTATCGCTGCAAAACCAACACCGCATCCAACACCGCATTTCGTGGGTTTGGCGGGCCGCAAGGCATGATGACCATTGAGCACATCATGGACGACATAGCGGCTTATCTGAACAAAGACGCTTTGGAAGTACGTCAAGCGAATTACTACGGAAAAAGAGAGCGTAACGTTACTCATTATTTCCAAACAGTTGAAGACAGTGATTTTATGCCAGAGATCACTGAACAGTTGATTGACACTAGCGACTACTACCAGCGTCGCGAGGAGATCAACGAATTCAACAAACAAAGCCCTATTCTAAAGAAAGGCTTAGCCATCACACCGGTTAAGTTTGGAATCTCCTTCACCGCTTCTTTTTTGAATCAAGCTGGGGCGCTTATCCACATCTACACCGATGGCAGTATTCACCTAAATCACGGTGGCACGGAAATGGGACAAGGTTTGAATACCAAAGTGGCGCAAATTGTCGCCGAGGAATTTCAGGTTGATATCAGCCGTATTCAGATCACCGCCACCAATACTGAAAAAGTCCCAAACACATCACCAACGGCAGCGTCTTCGGGCACCGATTTGAACGGCAAAGCAGCACAAAACGCAGCGCGACACATCAAAGTACGTTTGGTGAACTTCGCCAGCGAGCACTTCAAGGTTGCGCCGGAAGACGTCCAATTCAAGAACGGCATCATTCAGGCGGGCAAAACCCTTATCGAATTTGACGAGTTCATTCAACTGGCATACTTCAACCAAGTGTCGCTTTCTAGTACAGGTTTCTACCGAACCCCCAAAATTTACTACGATCACGAAAAAGCCAAAGGCAGACCGTTTTATTACTTCGCTTATGGTGCGTCTTGCTCCGAAGTCATCGTCGATACACTGACAGGTGAATACAAGATTTTGCGCGCCGACCTTTTACATGATGTCGGCGCTTCGTTGAACCCGGCGATCGATATTGGCCAAGTTGAAGGTGCATTTGTTCAGGGCGCGGGCTGGCTTACAACAGAAGAACTGGTTTGGAATGATGAAGGTAGGCTGACGACGAACGGTCCTGCTAGCTATAAGATTCCAGCGGTGGCGGATATGCCCATCGATTTTAGAACGCATTTACTGCAAAACAGACAAAACCCAGAAGACACCGTTTTCCACTCTAAAGCCGTGGGCGAACCGCCGTTTATGCTTGCTATGTCGGTATGGAGCGCACTGAAAGATGCCATTCGATATGTGATTGTAGAAAATGACGTAAGCGAAAATGTTCGTCCTCACTTAGATACGCCAGCCACTCCCGAACGTGTCCTCATGGCAATCGAAAAGGTGCGTGAAAGCGCGAAAACCTCAAGTAAAAAAACGGCATAG
- a CDS encoding aminotransferase-like domain-containing protein, whose product MGSKKYQDVIEYVHTQIAKNRWITGEKVPSIRTLSMELSVSRNTVIRAYQELEAARTLYAEARSGYRVRGELEPSLNAHIEAPGYVDLLSKTKSILKTPLGDHLMPAGCAHPDIDFPAIRSLYAEIGRQSRYQAHIPCHYQLPPGNDKLVDQLRKLCLDNEINCSQTDILVTHGAQQAISLCLQALTSKGDIVAVESPCYFGNLLLMESLGLKVIEIPSHPVTGIDIDAVITAQKEWDIKTLLVTPSFNNPTNSVMPLEARKRLLDVTGELPIVEDDVFGELYFDTHLPSLMALDTKDRVVYCSSLSKTLDSRLRLGWIVAGKHRAVIEKRLLSDNMGSLNLMQAAIGEFLSTGKYRQHLMKIRRHYAKKQKLFIPWLTQALDSHDCLKNQYSMSVSNGSYIVWIEFPKALDCDLLYQTRLERKISLFPGSLFTTTKQYDHCVRLSFARFKPNKSWQDGLAEFANLTASLLKT is encoded by the coding sequence ATGGGCAGTAAAAAGTATCAAGACGTTATTGAGTATGTGCATACTCAGATCGCTAAAAATCGATGGATAACAGGGGAAAAAGTCCCGTCTATTCGAACGCTCAGTATGGAGCTCTCGGTATCACGAAATACCGTAATTCGTGCATACCAAGAACTAGAGGCAGCCAGAACTTTGTATGCCGAAGCGCGCTCTGGATACCGAGTTCGTGGAGAATTAGAGCCCTCATTAAATGCCCATATTGAAGCACCCGGTTACGTCGACTTGCTGTCTAAAACCAAGTCCATTTTAAAAACGCCACTTGGTGATCACTTAATGCCAGCGGGCTGTGCACACCCTGATATTGACTTCCCTGCCATTCGCTCACTTTACGCGGAGATAGGTCGTCAAAGCCGCTATCAAGCTCATATTCCTTGTCACTACCAACTCCCCCCAGGCAATGACAAGCTCGTTGATCAGCTAAGGAAGCTTTGTTTAGACAACGAAATCAATTGCTCGCAAACGGATATCTTAGTGACTCATGGGGCGCAGCAAGCCATTAGCTTATGCTTGCAAGCCTTAACTTCCAAAGGGGATATCGTCGCCGTTGAGTCTCCCTGTTATTTTGGTAATTTACTTTTAATGGAATCGCTGGGCTTAAAAGTCATCGAGATCCCAAGCCACCCAGTAACAGGGATTGATATTGATGCGGTGATCACCGCTCAAAAGGAGTGGGACATAAAAACACTGCTCGTCACGCCAAGCTTTAACAACCCCACCAACTCAGTGATGCCTTTGGAAGCAAGAAAGCGGCTTCTTGACGTCACAGGGGAGCTTCCTATCGTTGAAGATGATGTCTTTGGCGAATTGTACTTCGACACGCACTTGCCATCCCTTATGGCACTGGATACCAAAGATCGGGTCGTATATTGCAGTTCTTTATCTAAGACGTTGGATTCACGTTTGAGGCTAGGCTGGATTGTCGCAGGTAAACACAGAGCCGTTATCGAAAAGCGTTTACTCAGTGATAACATGGGATCGTTGAATTTAATGCAGGCAGCCATTGGTGAGTTTTTATCGACAGGAAAATACCGCCAGCACCTGATGAAAATTCGTCGGCATTACGCCAAAAAACAAAAGCTATTTATTCCTTGGTTAACGCAAGCACTGGACTCTCATGATTGCCTTAAAAATCAGTATTCAATGAGCGTGTCTAATGGCAGTTATATTGTGTGGATTGAATTCCCAAAGGCATTGGATTGCGACTTGCTCTATCAAACACGCTTAGAACGAAAAATAAGCCTATTTCCCGGTTCACTGTTTACGACGACGAAACAATATGACCATTGCGTTAGGCTAAGTTTTGCAAGATTTAAACCCAATAAAAGCTGGCAAGATGGATTAGCTGAGTTCGCCAATTTGACTGCAAGCCTGCTAAAAACCTAG
- a CDS encoding LysE family translocator: protein MTLSVWLSLFAICLLGAMSPGPSLVTVSKHTLAGGRKNGLAAAWAHAFGIGIYALVTIIGLAVVLQQSPILFKTISYLGAAYLAYLGFNALRSKGGVAARLEAGERVSVFSSAREGFLISILSPKIALFFIALFSQFVALGNELMNQVVIVATPLIVDGLWYTLITLLLSMPLVIDKIREKAVLIDRISGVILIGLAIRVVWVV from the coding sequence ATGACATTAAGCGTTTGGCTCTCTTTATTCGCTATTTGTTTACTGGGTGCTATGTCTCCTGGACCAAGTTTGGTCACGGTGTCTAAGCATACATTAGCGGGTGGACGTAAGAATGGTCTTGCGGCGGCGTGGGCTCACGCGTTTGGTATTGGGATCTATGCGCTTGTCACGATCATTGGGCTGGCGGTTGTTTTACAGCAGTCTCCTATCTTATTCAAAACCATCAGTTATTTAGGGGCGGCGTATCTCGCTTACCTCGGGTTTAATGCTTTGCGTTCTAAAGGTGGGGTCGCAGCTCGTTTGGAAGCTGGCGAGCGTGTTTCTGTTTTCTCTTCCGCACGGGAAGGTTTTTTGATTTCGATTCTTAGCCCCAAAATAGCCCTTTTCTTTATCGCTCTGTTTAGCCAGTTTGTTGCGTTAGGGAACGAGTTGATGAATCAAGTGGTGATTGTAGCAACTCCGCTTATTGTGGACGGGTTATGGTATACACTTATTACCTTGTTGCTTTCCATGCCGCTTGTTATTGATAAAATTCGCGAGAAAGCGGTACTCATCGATCGTATATCTGGCGTTATATTGATTGGACTAGCTATACGCGTTGTGTGGGTCGTTTAG
- the xdhC gene encoding xanthine dehydrogenase accessory protein XdhC, protein MYSDNWIQELAKLESANEPCVMVTVLNERGSVPRGAGTKMLITADRLIATIGGGHLEHIATQVSRTMLEEKATEVKIDTFNLGARLGQCCGGMATLCFEPIGTRKRHLYLFGAGHVAKALVHVIATLDFEITWIDQRENEFPSQLPISVEQLISDDPVGEVNFARENSYFLVMTHNHQLDFDLTKAILDRGDSAYLGVIGSSTKRKKFDMRLRQRGYSDNQLASMTSPIGISDIPGKRPEEIAISVAGELIAHYHQAELAETKTKESRAQDDDLQHITQPKQA, encoded by the coding sequence ATGTACAGCGACAACTGGATTCAGGAACTGGCGAAACTCGAAAGCGCAAATGAACCTTGTGTGATGGTAACCGTGCTAAATGAGCGTGGATCGGTGCCTAGAGGAGCAGGAACAAAAATGCTGATCACCGCCGATCGGTTGATTGCCACTATCGGCGGTGGACATCTTGAGCACATTGCTACTCAAGTAAGCAGAACAATGCTTGAAGAGAAAGCCACTGAAGTCAAAATCGATACGTTCAACCTTGGCGCTCGCTTGGGGCAATGCTGCGGCGGTATGGCTACCTTATGCTTTGAACCGATAGGTACTCGTAAACGCCATCTCTACTTGTTCGGTGCTGGTCACGTTGCTAAAGCCCTAGTTCACGTGATCGCCACGCTAGACTTTGAGATCACATGGATTGATCAACGAGAGAATGAATTCCCTTCCCAATTGCCTATTAGCGTAGAGCAACTCATAAGCGACGACCCAGTGGGAGAAGTCAACTTTGCTCGTGAAAACAGCTACTTTCTGGTGATGACCCATAATCATCAACTCGATTTTGACCTCACAAAGGCTATCCTTGACAGAGGAGACAGCGCTTATTTAGGCGTGATAGGTTCATCGACCAAGCGTAAAAAGTTTGATATGCGGCTAAGACAACGTGGTTACAGCGATAATCAGCTCGCCAGTATGACCAGCCCAATTGGCATCAGTGATATTCCAGGGAAACGACCTGAGGAAATCGCCATATCGGTTGCAGGAGAGTTGATCGCCCATTACCACCAAGCAGAATTAGCCGAAACAAAAACCAAGGAGAGTCGCGCACAAGATGACGACCTCCAACATATTACACAGCCAAAACAGGCATAA
- a CDS encoding GNAT family N-acetyltransferase encodes MPAHTHDSSVFSTQHLVTKTVVTSLRHDSKFIRDVIGILTPNVTVSLPPYFQGIDDAEKAESWVKKITEDGQTLAVYLTPEHTLCGFIFLYQSDNDELHLGYLLGETHQGKGLAKEMLGGLLTWCKQNKQVRALIGGVEKNNVASSSLLLTLGFYRTKSNSDDTDFYRFDIDSLAG; translated from the coding sequence ATGCCAGCACATACCCACGATAGCTCTGTATTTTCTACCCAGCATCTTGTGACTAAAACTGTCGTGACTTCACTTAGGCACGATAGCAAATTCATTCGTGATGTAATCGGCATACTTACACCAAACGTAACGGTTTCACTTCCCCCCTATTTTCAAGGAATCGATGACGCCGAAAAGGCTGAGTCGTGGGTAAAGAAAATCACCGAAGACGGTCAAACACTCGCGGTCTACCTGACACCGGAACATACTTTATGCGGTTTCATATTTTTATATCAGTCCGACAACGATGAACTTCATTTAGGGTATCTTCTAGGAGAGACGCACCAAGGCAAGGGCTTGGCAAAAGAAATGCTGGGAGGATTACTCACTTGGTGCAAACAAAACAAGCAGGTGCGGGCTTTAATTGGCGGGGTCGAGAAAAACAACGTTGCGTCGTCTTCTCTTCTCCTAACGCTAGGGTTTTATCGAACCAAGTCTAATTCGGATGATACAGACTTTTATCGGTTCGATATCGATTCGCTAGCGGGCTAA